In the genome of Terribacillus sp. FSL K6-0262, one region contains:
- a CDS encoding type II secretion system protein, which yields MHPDHKEGGFSLLELMIVLGLSSFLIAIGTGFYHHLLTKAEVNQFKQRLEQDLLYLQQYTQFDRTAKLYLENDKYEIYSAKLQEDVLVRQIPEGYAIKIHPDSRSFAFSQSGTALQPGSMTIHTPMGTDRLVFPLGKGRGYYE from the coding sequence ATGCATCCGGATCATAAGGAAGGGGGCTTTAGTTTACTTGAATTGATGATCGTACTTGGTTTGTCTTCCTTTTTGATTGCAATCGGAACAGGTTTTTATCATCATCTTCTTACCAAAGCGGAAGTGAACCAATTCAAACAGCGGCTGGAACAAGACCTTCTTTATCTCCAGCAATACACTCAATTCGACAGGACAGCAAAGCTTTACCTGGAAAATGATAAATATGAGATATACTCCGCCAAGTTGCAAGAAGATGTATTAGTCCGGCAAATTCCTGAAGGTTATGCAATCAAAATTCATCCTGATTCCAGGTCATTTGCCTTCAGCCAATCAGGAACAGCCCTGCAACCAGGCAGTATGACCATACACACCCCTATGGGAACCGACAGACTAGTGTTTCCGCTCGGCAAAGGAAGAGGATACTATGAGTAA
- a CDS encoding YqzE family protein: MSSNDYFRFVTQELVKKMDAPKQEKKPKDKEKHQLHGKWFGVLPFAFKLLFRRKR; this comes from the coding sequence TTGTCATCAAATGATTATTTCCGATTCGTCACGCAGGAGCTGGTGAAAAAGATGGATGCACCGAAGCAGGAAAAGAAACCGAAGGATAAGGAAAAGCATCAGCTGCATGGAAAGTGGTTCGGCGTCCTGCCTTTCGCTTTCAAGCTATTGTTCCGTCGTAAACGATAA
- a CDS encoding type II secretion system F family protein, translating to MHMALSRKKLIRFRKGDRLLSLEQQTHFLQQLHRMRLKGYDMAHSLDFLHWQPQWQSVTQKLREGLQQGLRLDEAFSHARFSPFIVIHIYVAHHDGNLENALERSYTTLQKQMQQLAKFKKVTRYPVFLLISILLLLLFVKLYVYPSFLSLFAYSTESANLLGFFSSLVNVFLYGSLALGAIGICLFLSQDHLRKRLPSEKKRYYLENVPGMHRIARTRISFQFAIQLGNLLTAGLSLYESLQLLSKQQYHDMLRLYSSTLLAHLSSGRTMDECLPSFTLLDRQLQGILLNQADVSSQAKDLLMYAEIMTSKMEERTKTFLHLLQPILLGIMAICIIIVYLSLLLPMFQMVHTL from the coding sequence ATGCATATGGCTTTATCACGAAAGAAACTTATCAGATTCAGGAAGGGAGACAGACTGCTGTCCCTTGAACAGCAGACGCACTTCCTTCAACAGCTTCATCGAATGCGATTGAAAGGCTATGATATGGCCCATTCACTTGATTTCCTGCACTGGCAGCCGCAATGGCAATCAGTGACTCAAAAATTACGTGAAGGTTTACAGCAAGGTCTGCGGCTGGATGAAGCCTTCTCCCATGCTCGCTTTTCACCTTTCATCGTCATCCATATTTACGTGGCCCATCACGATGGGAACCTGGAAAATGCATTGGAAAGAAGCTACACCACTTTACAGAAACAGATGCAGCAGCTGGCGAAGTTCAAAAAAGTCACTCGTTATCCAGTTTTTCTCCTAATCAGTATCCTATTGCTTCTGTTATTCGTGAAGCTTTACGTCTATCCATCTTTTCTCTCCCTCTTCGCTTATTCAACCGAGTCTGCGAACCTTCTTGGCTTCTTTTCCAGTTTGGTGAATGTATTCTTGTATGGAAGCCTAGCCTTAGGAGCGATCGGGATCTGTCTATTCCTCTCCCAAGATCACCTCCGAAAACGATTACCATCAGAAAAGAAACGTTATTATCTGGAAAACGTGCCTGGTATGCATCGCATTGCCCGTACACGGATAAGCTTTCAGTTTGCCATCCAGCTTGGCAACCTCCTTACAGCAGGACTTTCACTATATGAAAGTCTCCAGCTGCTGTCTAAGCAGCAATATCATGACATGCTGCGGCTGTATAGCAGCACTTTGCTGGCCCACCTGTCTTCCGGCCGGACGATGGACGAGTGTCTGCCTAGCTTCACGCTGCTTGATCGGCAGCTTCAGGGCATCCTTTTAAATCAAGCCGATGTATCTTCTCAAGCGAAGGATCTTTTGATGTATGCGGAAATCATGACTTCCAAAATGGAGGAACGAACGAAGACTTTTCTTCATCTCCTGCAGCCCATTCTGCTTGGTATCATGGCAATATGCATCATCATCGTTTATTTATCTTTGCTGCTTCCCATGTTCCAGATGGTCCATACATTATAG
- the gcvPA gene encoding aminomethyl-transferring glycine dehydrogenase subunit GcvPA produces MDFRYLPMTDQDKEEMLQVIGVQDTEELFSDIPEEVRLKEPLRIKEPKSEGELKEELAALANRNVTMKTHASFLGAGVYDHYIPSIVDHVISRSEFYTAYTPYQPEISQGELQAIFEFQTMIAELTGMDVANSSMYDGGTALAEAATLSAGHTRKRKIIVSEAVHPESRQVIDSYGRGQHLEIVTIPLKDGLTDLQALEEAVDEDTASVIIQYPNFFGQVEPLADIRKIIDAQPKAMMVVSSNPLALGFLTPPGSFGADIVVGDTQVFGIPAQYGGPHCGYFASSAKLMRKLPGRLVGQTKDEEGRRGFVLTLQAREQHIRRDKATSNICSNQALNALASSVAMSALGKKGVAEMAHLNVQKALYMKQQLEAYGLEVVFKGAFFNELVIKVETDFDALQDHLIAQGFMGGYHLGRMDDRWKDHMLIAVTEQRTKEQIDTFVREVAAFHAK; encoded by the coding sequence ATGGATTTCAGGTACTTACCAATGACAGACCAAGATAAAGAAGAAATGCTGCAAGTGATAGGTGTGCAGGATACGGAGGAGCTTTTCTCCGATATTCCGGAGGAGGTCCGGCTCAAAGAGCCTCTTCGGATAAAGGAACCGAAGAGTGAAGGGGAATTGAAAGAGGAGCTTGCCGCTTTGGCCAATCGAAATGTCACGATGAAAACACATGCTTCCTTCCTTGGAGCAGGTGTGTACGATCATTACATTCCTTCCATCGTCGATCATGTCATTTCGAGATCTGAGTTTTATACAGCTTACACGCCATATCAGCCTGAAATTTCCCAAGGGGAGCTGCAAGCCATTTTTGAATTTCAGACCATGATTGCCGAGCTGACAGGGATGGATGTAGCCAATAGTTCCATGTACGATGGCGGAACAGCACTTGCGGAGGCAGCGACATTAAGCGCGGGTCATACGAGAAAGAGAAAAATCATTGTATCCGAAGCAGTCCACCCCGAATCACGGCAAGTGATCGATTCCTATGGAAGAGGGCAGCACTTGGAGATTGTCACCATTCCGCTCAAGGACGGATTGACTGATTTGCAAGCGCTGGAAGAAGCGGTGGATGAAGATACAGCTAGTGTCATCATCCAATATCCGAATTTCTTCGGCCAGGTCGAACCGCTTGCTGACATTCGAAAAATCATCGATGCACAGCCAAAAGCGATGATGGTCGTTTCCAGCAATCCATTAGCTTTAGGTTTCCTGACACCGCCGGGAAGCTTCGGGGCCGATATCGTCGTTGGTGATACGCAAGTGTTCGGTATCCCGGCACAATATGGCGGCCCGCATTGCGGATATTTTGCGAGCTCTGCCAAGCTGATGCGCAAATTGCCCGGAAGACTTGTCGGACAGACAAAGGATGAGGAAGGCAGAAGGGGTTTCGTCCTGACACTCCAAGCCCGGGAGCAGCATATCCGCCGGGACAAGGCGACATCGAATATTTGTTCCAATCAGGCGCTGAATGCGCTGGCTTCATCTGTGGCAATGAGCGCCTTGGGGAAAAAAGGCGTTGCGGAGATGGCACACTTGAATGTACAGAAAGCTTTGTACATGAAGCAGCAGCTGGAAGCATATGGTCTCGAAGTTGTGTTTAAAGGCGCGTTCTTCAATGAATTGGTCATCAAGGTGGAAACGGATTTTGATGCATTGCAGGATCATCTGATTGCACAAGGGTTTATGGGGGGGTATCACTTGGGACGGATGGATGATCGATGGAAGGACCATATGCTTATTGCTGTGACGGAGCAGCGTACGAAGGAACAGATTGATACATTCGTTAGAGAGGTGGCGGCATTCCATGCAAAATAA
- the comGC gene encoding competence type IV pilus major pilin ComGC → MRNEKGFTLVEMLIVLLVISVLMILIVPNLADKNDRVQSQGCEALVKLAESQVQTYKIDHGTVPTLSQLQNGYLTETTCQGGKRILVISPDGGVSLTDASGS, encoded by the coding sequence ATGCGAAACGAAAAGGGATTCACATTGGTCGAAATGCTTATTGTCTTACTCGTCATTTCCGTTTTGATGATCCTTATCGTGCCGAATCTGGCCGATAAGAACGACCGTGTCCAATCACAGGGCTGCGAAGCACTGGTAAAATTAGCCGAGAGCCAGGTTCAGACGTATAAAATCGATCATGGCACAGTTCCCACTCTCTCACAGCTTCAAAACGGTTATTTGACAGAGACGACATGCCAGGGCGGGAAACGCATATTGGTCATCAGTCCTGATGGCGGAGTTTCATTGACAGATGCATCCGGATCATAA
- a CDS encoding YqhG family protein gives MDRQTLHRFLRKFFVSNGCQLLEEKDGLLRFLLTPELDEELMNRPFYWRYKKRLGQEGEPMELTLLTDPNQSAEKAEHIHFGSPRLHKIFRLIRESAQVARLYEKVDSASRTPLYPWLIRNISVHFSGKRKRTETHSVGLQLLNGQLVTNWMENFSQVEFKQQISDQCYCLSPIIRYQSGYQRISSYMHTYLDALDDGWIKETADTLKQEEALLQHFFDQSNQGEMEEEMQEERAALYQNELDALHKRLIPSIRMETINAGIFYLSEETTQKLLQKKEA, from the coding sequence ATGGATAGACAAACACTTCATCGATTCCTGCGAAAATTTTTTGTATCGAATGGCTGTCAGCTGCTGGAGGAGAAGGACGGACTGCTTCGTTTCCTGCTTACCCCGGAGTTGGATGAAGAATTGATGAATCGGCCATTCTATTGGCGTTACAAGAAACGGCTCGGCCAGGAAGGCGAACCGATGGAGCTGACACTTCTGACCGATCCGAATCAATCAGCCGAGAAAGCCGAGCATATCCATTTCGGCAGCCCGCGCCTGCATAAGATTTTCCGGCTGATCCGGGAATCTGCCCAAGTGGCACGTCTGTACGAAAAAGTTGATTCAGCTTCCCGGACACCATTGTACCCGTGGCTCATCCGGAACATAAGCGTTCATTTTTCCGGTAAGCGCAAACGAACCGAAACGCACTCGGTAGGCTTGCAGCTCTTGAATGGGCAGCTTGTCACGAATTGGATGGAGAACTTCTCCCAGGTGGAATTCAAGCAGCAGATCAGCGATCAATGCTATTGCCTCTCCCCCATCATCCGATACCAAAGCGGCTACCAGCGGATCAGCAGCTATATGCATACGTATTTGGATGCACTTGATGATGGATGGATAAAGGAAACCGCAGACACACTCAAACAGGAAGAAGCTTTGCTTCAGCATTTCTTTGACCAAAGCAATCAAGGAGAAATGGAAGAGGAAATGCAGGAAGAAAGAGCAGCCTTGTACCAAAACGAGCTGGACGCCCTGCACAAACGACTCATCCCCTCCATCCGAATGGAAACGATCAATGCCGGCATTTTTTATCTTTCGGAAGAGACGACCCAAAAACTTCTACAAAAAAAAGAGGCCTGA
- the comGF gene encoding competence type IV pilus minor pilin ComGF, with protein MDTSSDKGFTLLEALIALGILVLILSSIPPLLAPLVQNTEPESLSVRQALHFISMEVHKGNFVRIEDDRLFIEDQQGRIAVFEQYKDMIRRRVNGKGHEIYLHHIEKLEFHLDGSTIIAIIKGKEGESFEKHIALE; from the coding sequence ATGGATACCTCGAGTGATAAGGGCTTCACGCTTCTGGAAGCATTGATTGCACTGGGTATATTGGTCCTGATCCTCTCATCCATTCCTCCCCTCCTCGCACCCTTGGTACAAAATACAGAACCAGAGTCATTGTCAGTCAGACAAGCCCTGCATTTCATTTCAATGGAAGTACACAAAGGAAATTTTGTAAGGATAGAGGATGATAGACTTTTCATTGAAGACCAGCAAGGAAGAATAGCTGTCTTTGAACAATATAAGGACATGATTCGGAGACGAGTTAATGGCAAAGGTCATGAAATTTATCTTCATCATATCGAGAAACTGGAATTCCATTTGGATGGGAGCACAATCATTGCAATAATTAAAGGAAAAGAGGGGGAATCGTTTGAGAAGCATATTGCGTTGGAATGA
- a CDS encoding SNF2-related protein, producing MQAEIHDDEHFINMMDEVLQKEGETASWEHFQMAYTAAKETNIDTFTGLVAPGYLPHMTFHPHQLEASRRVVEEMNGRAILADEVGLGKTIEAGLVLKELMIRGLVKKVLLLVPASLVNQWVNELNSKFHIPAASQRKQYVWEHYDVIVSSIDLAKRSPHREIILEQDYDFVLVDEAHKLKNSRTKNYAFIQSLKKKYCLLLTATPVQNRLSDIYNLVSLLKPGYLGSYKQFKDTYGDDRKDAEEHHYLKELIRKVMVRNRREETGLQWTKRKVETIWIDFTEAERRVYENMQDSTSAAATFAKITLLRELCSSREAAYLSMKKMVEENPESGTAYLPLMKEIEQLPQHSKALKVVELIKAAPPGEKFIIFTEYRATQFYLQWTLKQHDISSVPFRGGFKAGKKDWMRELFEKHAQVLIATEAGGEGINLQFCSNMINYDLPWNPMRLEQRIGRIHRFGQQKDVQIYNFAVRDTLEAHILELLYKKINLFERVIGNLDHILAELQLSDMEKEIKRIFADSHSDGEVKVKLDNLTAVITETGHQLEREKLHG from the coding sequence ATGCAAGCGGAAATACACGACGATGAACACTTCATCAATATGATGGATGAGGTACTGCAGAAAGAAGGAGAAACAGCATCCTGGGAGCATTTCCAAATGGCCTATACAGCTGCCAAAGAAACGAATATCGATACATTCACCGGCTTGGTCGCGCCCGGCTATCTGCCTCACATGACCTTCCACCCGCACCAGCTGGAAGCAAGCCGGCGGGTAGTCGAAGAGATGAATGGGCGCGCCATCCTTGCAGATGAAGTGGGGCTTGGTAAGACGATCGAAGCGGGTCTGGTATTGAAGGAATTGATGATACGCGGGTTGGTGAAAAAAGTGCTGCTGCTTGTGCCAGCATCCCTGGTCAATCAGTGGGTGAACGAATTGAATTCCAAGTTCCATATACCTGCCGCATCCCAGCGAAAGCAATATGTGTGGGAGCATTATGATGTGATCGTGTCCTCTATCGACTTGGCAAAACGCTCACCCCACCGTGAGATCATCTTGGAGCAAGACTATGATTTCGTACTTGTCGATGAAGCACACAAACTGAAGAACAGCCGAACAAAGAATTATGCCTTCATCCAGTCGTTAAAAAAGAAATATTGCCTGCTGCTGACAGCAACGCCTGTCCAAAATAGACTGAGCGATATTTATAATCTCGTATCCTTGCTGAAGCCTGGCTACCTTGGCAGCTACAAGCAATTCAAAGATACATATGGAGATGATCGCAAAGATGCAGAAGAGCATCATTATCTGAAAGAACTCATCCGTAAAGTGATGGTCCGCAACCGCCGGGAGGAAACGGGACTGCAATGGACGAAGCGGAAAGTCGAGACCATTTGGATCGATTTCACCGAGGCAGAGCGCCGGGTGTATGAGAATATGCAGGATTCCACCAGCGCCGCAGCGACTTTCGCAAAAATCACCCTGCTCCGGGAGCTATGCAGCTCCAGGGAAGCTGCATATTTGTCCATGAAGAAAATGGTCGAGGAAAATCCGGAATCCGGCACTGCCTATCTGCCGCTCATGAAAGAAATCGAACAGCTGCCTCAGCATAGCAAGGCGTTAAAGGTTGTCGAGCTGATCAAGGCCGCCCCGCCCGGGGAGAAATTCATCATCTTTACCGAATATCGGGCAACGCAATTTTATTTGCAATGGACACTGAAGCAGCACGACATATCCTCCGTGCCCTTCCGGGGAGGCTTCAAAGCCGGCAAAAAGGACTGGATGCGTGAGCTGTTCGAAAAGCACGCCCAGGTCCTGATTGCGACCGAAGCTGGCGGCGAAGGAATCAACCTTCAATTTTGCAGCAATATGATCAATTATGACCTGCCTTGGAATCCGATGCGGCTGGAACAGCGAATCGGCAGGATCCATCGTTTCGGTCAGCAAAAAGATGTGCAAATTTATAATTTTGCAGTACGTGACACATTGGAAGCACACATACTTGAATTGCTTTATAAGAAAATCAATTTATTCGAACGCGTGATCGGCAATCTCGACCATATCCTTGCCGAACTCCAGCTATCCGATATGGAAAAGGAAATCAAAAGGATCTTCGCTGATTCCCATTCGGATGGTGAAGTCAAAGTCAAGCTCGACAATCTGACTGCGGTCATCACCGAAACGGGACACCAGCTGGAAAGGGAGAAATTACATGGATAG
- the gcvPB gene encoding aminomethyl-transferring glycine dehydrogenase subunit GcvPB, with amino-acid sequence MQNNTDFPLLFELSKTGRTGYSLPPLDVPETDINEVFDPAYIRTDPAALPELSELQIIRHYTALSRRNYGVDSGFYPLGSCTMKYNPKINEDVIRMEGFSHVHPYQDPKTAQGALELMFDLQEQLKEITGMHEVSLQPAAGAHGEWTGLMMIRALHEKNGETQRTKVIVPDSAHGTNPASATVAGFESVTVKSNEQGLVDLEDLRRVVGEDTAALMLTNPNTLGLFEKDILEMAKIVHEAGGKLYYDGANLNAIMGYTRPGDMGFDVVHLNLHKTFTGPHGGGGPGSGPVGVSEELAAFLPKPVVRRQGEEIILDENRPDSIGRVKPYYGNFGINVRAYTYIRTMGPEGLKRVSEYAVLNANYMMRRLSEAFDLPYTQHCKHEFVLSGRRQKKLGVRTLDIAKRLLDFGYHPPTIYFPLNVEEALMIEPTETEAKETLDGFIDTMLEIAADAEHDPEIVQEAPHTTVVSRMDETTAARKPILRYIPE; translated from the coding sequence ATGCAAAATAATACTGATTTCCCATTGCTGTTCGAGCTATCGAAGACAGGAAGGACAGGATACAGCCTGCCGCCGCTTGATGTGCCGGAAACCGATATCAATGAAGTCTTTGATCCGGCTTACATCCGTACCGACCCGGCTGCACTGCCCGAGCTGAGCGAGCTTCAGATCATCCGGCACTATACAGCATTGTCCCGGAGGAATTATGGTGTTGATTCCGGATTCTATCCGCTTGGTTCCTGCACGATGAAGTACAATCCGAAGATCAATGAAGATGTCATCCGGATGGAAGGCTTCAGCCACGTACATCCATATCAGGATCCCAAAACGGCACAAGGTGCACTGGAGCTCATGTTTGACCTTCAGGAGCAGCTGAAAGAAATCACCGGCATGCATGAGGTCTCCCTGCAGCCAGCTGCAGGAGCACATGGGGAATGGACTGGGCTGATGATGATTAGGGCGCTGCATGAGAAAAACGGAGAGACGCAGAGGACCAAGGTCATCGTACCGGATTCCGCCCATGGTACGAATCCCGCTTCGGCAACAGTGGCAGGATTTGAATCCGTCACGGTCAAATCCAATGAACAGGGACTGGTCGATTTGGAAGATTTGCGTCGTGTCGTCGGAGAAGATACAGCGGCACTGATGCTCACAAACCCGAATACACTGGGTTTATTCGAAAAGGATATCCTGGAAATGGCCAAGATCGTCCATGAAGCAGGCGGTAAACTGTATTATGATGGTGCCAACCTGAATGCCATCATGGGCTATACACGCCCGGGTGATATGGGCTTCGATGTCGTGCATTTGAATCTGCATAAAACGTTCACCGGTCCCCATGGCGGCGGCGGTCCAGGTTCCGGACCAGTCGGGGTTTCTGAAGAGCTTGCGGCCTTTTTGCCAAAGCCGGTCGTTCGCAGGCAAGGGGAAGAAATCATCCTTGACGAAAATCGCCCGGATTCCATCGGACGCGTGAAGCCTTATTACGGCAACTTCGGTATCAATGTCCGTGCGTATACGTATATCCGGACAATGGGACCGGAAGGGTTGAAGCGGGTGAGTGAATACGCTGTGCTGAATGCAAATTATATGATGCGCCGCTTGAGTGAAGCATTTGATTTGCCATATACGCAGCATTGCAAGCATGAATTCGTGCTTTCCGGACGCAGACAGAAAAAACTGGGTGTCCGCACACTCGATATTGCGAAACGACTGCTTGATTTTGGGTACCATCCTCCGACCATCTACTTCCCGCTCAACGTCGAAGAAGCACTGATGATCGAGCCGACCGAGACGGAAGCAAAGGAAACATTGGATGGTTTCATTGATACGATGCTGGAAATTGCTGCAGATGCAGAGCATGATCCTGAAATCGTCCAGGAGGCGCCGCATACGACAGTCGTGAGCAGAATGGATGAAACGACTGCTGCGAGAAAGCCTATCCTGCGCTATATCCCAGAATGA
- the gcvT gene encoding glycine cleavage system aminomethyltransferase GcvT produces MSELKRTPIYPAYQANSKTIDFGGWELPVHFTSIQEEHHAVRQAAGLFDVSHMGEILVHGPASKDFLQYVLTNDLELLVPNKAQYSVMCYEDGGTVDDLIVYMLDNDRYLLVVNAANIEKDFEWLLTHKRDGVEIENQSGAYMQIALQGPKAEQILQQLTGTELSEISFFRFAYPVNLEGIDGDFLISRTGYTGEDGFEIYGPSASGQAVWELLLKKGGQYDLQPIGLGARDTLRFEANLPLYGNELTKEITPVEAGIGFAVKTNKSADFIGKEVLKKQKENGTERKLAGIEMLDKGIPRHGYPIFKGDVQIGEVTTGTKSPTLDKSIGLALLQADACEEGNIVEVQIRKKRLQAKVVAIPFYKRK; encoded by the coding sequence ATGAGCGAGTTGAAAAGAACACCGATTTATCCTGCTTATCAGGCAAACAGCAAGACGATCGATTTCGGCGGATGGGAGCTTCCGGTCCATTTCACCAGCATCCAGGAAGAGCATCATGCCGTGCGGCAGGCTGCCGGCTTATTCGATGTTTCCCATATGGGAGAGATCCTGGTTCATGGGCCGGCGAGTAAGGATTTCCTGCAGTATGTCCTGACGAATGACTTGGAACTGCTTGTTCCAAACAAAGCGCAATACAGCGTCATGTGTTATGAGGATGGCGGAACGGTGGACGATCTGATTGTTTATATGCTGGACAATGATCGTTATCTTTTGGTTGTCAATGCTGCCAATATCGAAAAGGATTTCGAATGGCTGCTTACCCATAAGCGTGATGGCGTGGAGATCGAAAATCAGTCAGGGGCTTATATGCAGATTGCCCTCCAAGGACCCAAGGCAGAGCAAATCCTTCAGCAGCTGACAGGAACGGAATTGTCTGAAATTTCGTTTTTCCGGTTTGCTTATCCTGTGAATCTGGAGGGGATAGACGGGGATTTCCTGATTTCGCGCACTGGCTATACGGGCGAAGATGGTTTTGAAATCTATGGACCGTCTGCAAGCGGCCAGGCTGTCTGGGAACTGCTGTTAAAAAAAGGCGGGCAATATGATCTTCAGCCAATCGGTCTGGGTGCGAGGGACACATTGCGTTTCGAAGCGAATTTGCCTTTATACGGCAATGAATTGACAAAAGAAATCACACCGGTCGAAGCAGGCATCGGCTTTGCGGTGAAAACGAATAAGTCCGCCGACTTCATCGGCAAAGAAGTCTTGAAAAAGCAAAAAGAGAACGGAACGGAGCGAAAGTTGGCCGGTATCGAGATGCTGGATAAAGGAATCCCTCGTCATGGATATCCGATTTTTAAAGGCGATGTACAGATTGGTGAAGTAACAACAGGCACCAAATCACCTACGCTGGATAAATCAATCGGTCTTGCCCTCCTGCAAGCGGATGCTTGTGAAGAAGGAAATATTGTGGAGGTGCAAATCCGAAAAAAAAGATTGCAGGCCAAGGTTGTCGCAATACCATTCTATAAGCGGAAATAG
- the comGA gene encoding competence type IV pilus ATPase ComGA produces MQDSPSHYAENLMEEAIQQQASDIHFTPEANETSVYIRIHGKRILHSRLSTMHFRKLIAYYKFVSGMDIGEMQKPQDGAMPFSYKGQQQYSLRLSTLPLKKTESLAIRILPQSEAPLLDQLLLFPFQIHKLRQLLMENTGILLFTGPTGSGKTTTMYALLQDLLQMKAYQAITLEDPIEKRMENMLQVQVNEKAGLTYQAGLKAALRHDPDVLMIGEIRDESTASFAFETARTGHLVISTLHAKDAAGAIHRLREMGLPEADLHHTLIGVASLELLPITVPHPSRAAIMELADSAQIGCLLKSYNTSFLTFAELRRKAYAYGFITKETYQIQEGRQTAVP; encoded by the coding sequence GTGCAGGATAGTCCTTCGCATTATGCAGAAAATCTGATGGAGGAAGCGATACAGCAGCAAGCCTCCGACATCCACTTTACGCCGGAGGCGAATGAAACTAGCGTTTATATACGCATCCATGGAAAACGCATCCTTCACAGCCGTCTATCGACCATGCATTTTCGCAAATTGATTGCATACTACAAATTTGTCAGCGGCATGGATATCGGAGAAATGCAAAAACCTCAGGACGGCGCGATGCCATTTTCCTATAAAGGCCAACAGCAATATTCCCTCCGGCTATCCACCTTGCCGCTTAAGAAAACAGAAAGCCTGGCCATAAGGATCCTCCCCCAAAGTGAAGCCCCTCTGCTCGACCAGCTGTTGTTATTCCCTTTTCAAATCCATAAGCTGCGGCAGCTGTTGATGGAAAATACCGGAATACTATTGTTCACCGGACCCACCGGCAGCGGCAAGACGACGACAATGTATGCCCTGCTTCAGGATTTATTGCAAATGAAAGCATATCAGGCTATCACTTTGGAGGACCCGATTGAAAAAAGAATGGAGAATATGCTGCAAGTGCAAGTGAATGAAAAGGCAGGCCTTACCTACCAGGCAGGGTTGAAAGCGGCTCTGCGTCATGATCCTGATGTGCTGATGATCGGGGAAATCAGGGATGAATCCACCGCAAGTTTTGCATTTGAAACAGCAAGGACAGGGCACTTGGTCATCAGCACCCTGCATGCAAAAGATGCGGCGGGCGCCATTCATCGTTTAAGAGAAATGGGCCTACCAGAAGCGGATTTACACCATACCTTGATCGGTGTAGCTTCACTGGAGCTTCTCCCCATCACTGTGCCCCACCCTTCCCGTGCTGCCATCATGGAGCTGGCAGACTCTGCTCAAATCGGCTGCTTGCTGAAATCGTACAATACCTCTTTCCTGACATTTGCTGAACTTAGGAGGAAAGCCTATGCATATGGCTTTATCACGAAAGAAACTTATCAGATTCAGGAAGGGAGACAGACTGCTGTCCCTTGA